From a single Planctellipticum variicoloris genomic region:
- a CDS encoding S26 family signal peptidase encodes MWSAPQQVDPAGGSGSPEVARGGVDDRRSLARSLSESVISLILAVMLFRTFAAEGYMISTGSMAPTLLGYHKQVACPTCGFAFPFGVAYDTDPTGEAEQLERRRSVAVCPNCGQEHIHLEKVPRNHGDQLLVCKPSYEYRPPLRWEICVFRNPANPQEAYVKRVVGLPGERVQILRGDVFIDGEIARKDYARQVSMRIPVHDHNSRALRDPLARERWFVVPHADEHDSVPQWLADGAAYRLQSGLAAGVDAETFSWVQYRHWVRARGRHASRVPLAAWPQDVDPPDPAGGGRLNWNAETGQLAYEGALSEALRDQLLAHTEDALFRQAVRALYDISHEAPITDQYGYNPPEENAGAVPLRDVMLSLRLDVEYGHGEFVVELTDGMQTFSYVLDFQHRECRMHRNGSNEPTQTGPLPAGVAGRPVIVEASLIDRQALLAIDGQVVLPPFEFEVPAQLSEAPRSAVRFGGRALDAVVDELMVYRDVYYTADRALHGVETPYRLPWDSYFMLGDNSPVSHDSRRWGDGAVPRSLLIGRPFMVHLPSRPAYLKIGPWETQLRLPDFSRMKLIR; translated from the coding sequence ATGTGGTCAGCTCCGCAGCAGGTCGATCCCGCCGGGGGCTCCGGCTCGCCGGAGGTCGCGCGGGGCGGCGTTGATGACCGGCGCAGCCTGGCCCGATCGCTCTCCGAGTCCGTGATCAGTCTCATCCTCGCCGTCATGCTGTTCCGCACGTTCGCGGCGGAAGGCTATATGATCTCGACCGGATCGATGGCCCCGACTCTCCTGGGTTATCACAAGCAGGTCGCCTGCCCGACGTGCGGCTTCGCGTTTCCCTTCGGCGTGGCTTACGACACCGATCCGACCGGCGAGGCGGAACAGCTCGAACGACGGCGTTCGGTCGCGGTCTGCCCCAACTGCGGGCAGGAGCACATCCACCTGGAGAAGGTCCCCCGCAATCACGGCGATCAACTCCTGGTCTGCAAACCGTCCTATGAATACCGGCCGCCGCTGCGCTGGGAGATCTGCGTATTTCGCAACCCGGCGAACCCGCAGGAAGCCTACGTGAAACGGGTGGTCGGCCTGCCGGGCGAACGCGTGCAGATTCTGCGCGGCGACGTCTTCATCGACGGCGAAATTGCCCGCAAGGATTACGCGCGGCAGGTCTCGATGCGGATTCCCGTCCACGATCACAACTCCCGAGCCTTGCGCGACCCGCTCGCGCGAGAACGCTGGTTCGTCGTCCCGCACGCGGATGAGCACGACTCCGTCCCCCAGTGGCTCGCCGATGGAGCGGCCTATCGGCTGCAATCCGGCCTGGCCGCCGGCGTCGATGCGGAAACCTTTTCGTGGGTGCAGTACCGCCACTGGGTGCGGGCTCGCGGGCGACACGCCAGCCGGGTGCCCCTGGCCGCCTGGCCGCAGGATGTCGACCCTCCCGATCCGGCGGGCGGCGGCCGGCTGAACTGGAACGCCGAGACCGGTCAACTGGCGTACGAAGGCGCTCTTTCGGAAGCCCTCCGCGATCAGCTCCTGGCTCATACCGAAGACGCCCTCTTTCGCCAGGCCGTCCGGGCTCTGTACGACATCTCTCACGAGGCGCCGATCACCGACCAGTACGGCTACAACCCCCCCGAAGAGAATGCCGGCGCCGTGCCCCTCCGCGACGTGATGCTGTCGCTGCGGCTCGATGTCGAATACGGTCACGGCGAGTTCGTCGTCGAACTGACCGACGGAATGCAGACGTTTTCATACGTCCTCGACTTTCAGCATCGCGAATGCCGCATGCACCGCAACGGCAGCAACGAGCCCACCCAGACCGGACCGTTGCCGGCGGGAGTCGCCGGCCGGCCGGTGATCGTCGAGGCGTCGCTGATCGATCGGCAGGCGCTGCTGGCGATCGACGGGCAGGTCGTGCTCCCCCCGTTCGAGTTCGAAGTCCCCGCTCAACTGAGCGAGGCCCCCCGCTCGGCGGTCCGGTTTGGCGGACGGGCGCTCGATGCCGTCGTCGACGAATTGATGGTCTATCGCGACGTCTACTACACGGCGGATCGGGCGCTTCACGGCGTCGAGACCCCGTATCGGCTGCCGTGGGATTCTTACTTCATGCTGGGCGACAACAGCCCGGTTTCGCACGACAGCCGGCGCTGGGGCGACGGCGCCGTCCCGCGGAGCCTGCTGATCGGGCGGCCGTTCATGGTTCACCTCCCCTCGCGGCCCGCCTATCTGAAGATCGGCCCCTGGGAAACCCAGTTGCGACTGCCGGACTTCAGCCGGATGAAGCTCATTCGGTAG
- a CDS encoding DUF2784 domain-containing protein has translation MLSLLDQLFFAVHTLLIGFNMVGWAWRRTRTLHLVTFGLTAFSWIVLGAFYGWGYCVCTDWHFQIRRQLGYVDPESSYVQLLVGKLCGASLTRPSADLLAVSIFVAILVATTVVWIRDWRHRIQTKP, from the coding sequence ATGTTGTCGCTTCTCGACCAGCTCTTCTTCGCGGTCCATACCCTGCTGATCGGCTTCAACATGGTCGGCTGGGCCTGGCGGCGGACGCGCACGCTGCACCTGGTCACCTTCGGACTGACGGCGTTCTCGTGGATCGTCCTGGGAGCGTTCTACGGCTGGGGCTATTGCGTCTGCACCGACTGGCACTTCCAGATCCGTCGACAACTCGGCTACGTCGACCCCGAGTCTTCGTACGTACAACTGCTCGTCGGCAAGCTCTGCGGAGCTTCCCTGACCCGGCCATCCGCCGACCTGCTGGCCGTCAGCATCTTCGTCGCAATCCTGGTCGCAACCACGGTCGTCTGGATCCGCGACTGGCGGCATCGAATACAGACGAAGCCGTAG
- the wrbA gene encoding NAD(P)H:quinone oxidoreductase has product MSVKVQIVFHSLYTHVYQLAEAIAEGAREVSGAEVLLAQVPETLPAEILEKMGATAAKKSFAHIPVADPHVLADADAIILGTPTRFGASTAQMQAFLDATGGLWAKGALIGKVGSAFTSTASQHGGQETTLVHLQTFFYHQGMVVAGVPYAAKELSELNEVTGGSPYGASTIAGPRGERTPTANELAIARFQGKHIAQIAAKLAAK; this is encoded by the coding sequence ATGTCTGTCAAAGTCCAGATCGTCTTTCACAGTCTCTACACCCACGTCTATCAGCTCGCCGAGGCGATTGCTGAAGGGGCGCGGGAAGTCAGCGGGGCCGAGGTCCTCCTCGCCCAGGTCCCGGAAACATTGCCTGCCGAAATCCTGGAGAAGATGGGCGCAACCGCCGCGAAGAAGTCGTTTGCCCATATCCCGGTCGCCGATCCGCACGTGCTGGCCGACGCCGATGCGATCATTCTCGGGACTCCGACGCGCTTCGGGGCCTCCACCGCGCAGATGCAGGCCTTCCTCGACGCCACCGGCGGGCTGTGGGCCAAGGGGGCGCTGATCGGCAAGGTGGGGAGCGCCTTCACCTCGACCGCCAGCCAGCACGGAGGCCAGGAAACCACGCTCGTCCACCTCCAGACGTTCTTCTATCACCAGGGCATGGTCGTGGCGGGCGTCCCTTACGCGGCGAAAGAACTCTCCGAACTCAACGAAGTGACCGGCGGCAGTCCCTATGGCGCTTCGACGATCGCCGGCCCGCGCGGCGAGCGGACGCCGACCGCCAACGAACTGGCGATCGCCCGTTTCCAGGGAAAGCACATCGCCCAGATCGCGGCGAAGCTGGCCGCGAAGTGA
- a CDS encoding ExeA family protein — MYKRYWSLAERPFQRTLDRAWFVSGPTADEALSRLLFLVEESRRCGLLVGAAGTGKTCLLAMLQDRARRMGRLVVGLNCAGMDRDELLGQLTDALSLPAAGTDGAGQLWRMLQLDLEGRTLTGPPLVLLLDQFDQASPGCELIATRLFSLAESLPAPLCIIAAARQTQVSNPAARLEEFSELRIELGPWTPAECSEYIQETLRRAGASRDVFTAPALFRVWVQSRGIPARVARLCDFALLAAMDHELSLVDCDVVDAAAIELGIAVPGTGDVQPLARRA, encoded by the coding sequence ATGTATAAGCGGTACTGGTCACTCGCCGAACGACCTTTTCAGCGGACGCTCGATCGAGCGTGGTTCGTGAGCGGACCGACCGCCGACGAAGCGCTGTCGCGGCTGCTGTTTCTGGTCGAAGAGTCGCGCCGTTGCGGGCTTCTGGTCGGTGCGGCCGGGACCGGAAAAACCTGCCTGCTCGCCATGCTGCAGGATCGCGCCCGACGGATGGGGCGGCTGGTCGTCGGACTGAATTGCGCGGGAATGGACCGGGACGAACTGCTCGGGCAGTTGACCGATGCGCTCAGCCTGCCCGCCGCGGGGACGGACGGCGCGGGCCAGCTCTGGCGGATGCTGCAGCTGGACCTCGAAGGCCGCACCTTGACCGGTCCGCCGCTGGTCCTGTTACTCGACCAGTTCGATCAGGCTTCGCCCGGTTGCGAACTGATCGCCACGCGGTTGTTCTCGCTGGCGGAATCCCTGCCGGCGCCGCTGTGCATCATCGCCGCCGCCCGTCAGACGCAAGTCTCGAACCCCGCCGCCAGACTCGAAGAGTTCAGCGAACTGCGGATCGAACTGGGGCCGTGGACGCCGGCGGAGTGCAGCGAGTACATTCAGGAAACATTGCGGCGAGCCGGCGCCAGCCGGGACGTCTTTACCGCACCGGCGCTGTTTCGCGTCTGGGTCCAGTCGCGGGGAATCCCCGCGCGGGTCGCCCGGCTGTGCGATTTCGCTCTGCTCGCGGCGATGGACCACGAGCTGTCGCTGGTCGACTGCGACGTCGTCGATGCAGCGGCGATCGAGCTGGGGATCGCCGTGCCGGGGACAGGTGACGTGCAGCCGCTCGCGCGGCGGGCGTGA
- a CDS encoding carbon storage regulator, with product MLVLSRKPGEKILIGDNVTVTIVRIGPNTVRLGIDAPRDMNIVREELCAPAGQIDDHDLSGHASLDPM from the coding sequence ATGTTGGTGCTGTCTCGCAAGCCGGGTGAGAAGATCCTGATTGGCGACAACGTGACGGTGACGATCGTGAGGATCGGACCGAACACCGTCAGGCTCGGGATCGACGCCCCGCGTGACATGAACATCGTCCGCGAGGAGCTGTGTGCTCCGGCCGGGCAGATCGACGACCACGACCTCTCCGGGCACGCCTCGCTCGACCCGATGTAA
- a CDS encoding Gfo/Idh/MocA family protein, protein MVRIGIVGIGFMGWTHFAGATKITEAGKIAGSKLKGGAVTAICARSPEKLAGDWSSIQGNFGPRGPKLDLAKISAYDQYEEMILDPDLDVIDVCLPNDQHEKVVLAALAAGKHVLVEKPIAVDPKAADRMVAAAKKAGKLLMVAHVLPFFPEFQYARDLVASGKYGKLRAAHFRRVIAPPKWSGDMSDFRKLGGWGIDLHIHDNHFISLLCGKPNQVFSRGLLEEGFVNHVHTNYLFDDPGLAVSAVSGGIAADGLAFAHGFELYLEKATLQYSAGTLGGEWCPDRPLTLITGGKVTQPKLKGSAEWCAAFTAELQTVVNAVKTGEVPAQMSGELARDALKVCYAEARSIESGKPVKP, encoded by the coding sequence ATGGTTCGCATCGGCATTGTCGGCATCGGTTTCATGGGCTGGACCCACTTTGCAGGCGCCACGAAGATTACGGAAGCCGGCAAGATCGCCGGCTCCAAGTTGAAGGGGGGGGCCGTCACCGCCATCTGCGCGCGCAGTCCGGAAAAGTTGGCCGGCGACTGGTCGTCGATCCAGGGCAACTTCGGACCGCGGGGGCCGAAGCTCGACCTGGCGAAGATCAGCGCCTACGACCAGTACGAAGAGATGATTCTCGATCCAGACCTCGACGTGATCGACGTCTGCCTGCCGAACGACCAGCACGAAAAGGTCGTCCTGGCGGCCCTCGCCGCCGGCAAGCACGTTCTCGTCGAAAAGCCGATCGCGGTCGACCCGAAAGCTGCAGACCGGATGGTGGCTGCGGCGAAAAAGGCGGGCAAGCTGCTGATGGTCGCCCACGTGCTGCCGTTCTTTCCCGAGTTTCAGTACGCCCGCGATCTGGTCGCGTCCGGCAAGTACGGCAAGCTGCGGGCCGCCCACTTCCGCCGCGTGATCGCGCCGCCCAAGTGGTCGGGAGACATGAGCGACTTCCGCAAGCTCGGCGGCTGGGGGATCGATCTGCACATCCACGACAACCACTTCATCAGCCTGCTCTGCGGAAAGCCGAATCAGGTCTTTTCCCGGGGTCTGCTCGAAGAAGGCTTCGTGAACCACGTGCACACAAACTATCTGTTCGACGATCCGGGCCTGGCGGTCTCGGCGGTCAGCGGCGGCATCGCCGCCGACGGGCTGGCCTTCGCCCACGGCTTCGAGCTGTACCTGGAAAAGGCGACGCTGCAGTACTCCGCCGGAACGCTCGGCGGCGAATGGTGTCCCGACCGCCCGCTGACGCTGATCACCGGGGGCAAGGTCACGCAGCCGAAGCTCAAGGGAAGCGCCGAGTGGTGCGCCGCCTTCACGGCCGAACTGCAGACGGTGGTTAACGCGGTCAAGACGGGTGAAGTCCCGGCCCAGATGTCCGGCGAACTGGCCCGCGACGCGCTGAAGGTCTGCTACGCCGAGGCCCGCAGCATCGAGAGCGGCAAGCCGGTGAAGCCGTAA
- a CDS encoding ATP-dependent helicase translates to MSGMTVADPAVLDQLLADLNPQQRAAAQHGRSPLLIIAGAGTGKTTTLAHRVASLIATGIDPGRILLLTFTRRAAAEMIRRVDALLLRMQRTGSLHHRVVGRDVWGGTFHAVATRLLRMHGKMIGLSPEFTILDRSDAEDLLSAIRAELELAKTDKRFPLKGTCLDIYSRCVNMQKPIEDVVKDAFPWVVEQVGGLKKLFQAFTERKESQQVLDYDDLLLFWHALMTEPGCGDIVRQKFDCVLVDEYQDTNTLQSEIVRGLCPTGEGLTVVGDDAQSIYSFRAATVRNILDFPQQFDGVAVVPLEQNYRSTQPILQATNHVIALASEGHRKTLWSQRNEGAKPKLVTCLDETEQTEYVIEQVLAHREAGLDLKKQAVLFRASHHSLSLEVELARRNILFHKYGGLKFVEAAHVKDLVAFLRLAENPRDSVSALRILLLLPGIGHKKASQLVDDLQASQGNFTAWAGFKPPAATTLHWPLFLALLRILSGQGGKKLELQVEVHHVRSFYAPIVEQKYDDAPARLRDLEQIEQLASRFESRSVFLNDLTLDPPSSTQDFAADPLLDEDYLTLSTIHSAKGLEWESVFVLHAADGNIPSDMATESPAEIEEERRLFYVALTRAKTWLTVCHPQRYYFHSRHRSDRHSFSQRTRFLPEELIADWECVIARPQKVDQGATGPVSDVTTADIRKRIGRMWA, encoded by the coding sequence ATGTCAGGGATGACCGTCGCCGATCCTGCCGTTCTCGACCAGTTGCTGGCGGATCTGAATCCGCAGCAGCGGGCCGCCGCGCAGCACGGCCGCAGTCCCCTGCTGATCATCGCCGGGGCCGGCACCGGCAAAACGACGACGCTGGCCCATCGAGTCGCGTCGCTGATCGCCACCGGCATTGACCCTGGCCGGATTCTGCTACTCACCTTTACTCGCCGGGCCGCGGCGGAAATGATCCGCCGGGTGGATGCCCTGCTGCTGCGGATGCAGCGGACCGGGTCGCTGCATCACCGCGTCGTCGGTCGCGATGTCTGGGGCGGCACCTTTCACGCCGTCGCCACGCGTCTCCTGCGCATGCACGGCAAGATGATCGGCCTTTCGCCGGAGTTCACCATCCTCGACCGCAGCGACGCCGAGGACCTGTTGAGCGCGATTCGGGCAGAGTTGGAGCTCGCCAAGACCGACAAGCGGTTTCCCCTCAAAGGGACCTGTCTCGACATTTACAGCCGCTGCGTCAATATGCAGAAGCCGATCGAAGACGTCGTCAAGGACGCCTTTCCATGGGTGGTCGAGCAGGTCGGCGGCCTCAAGAAACTGTTCCAGGCCTTCACCGAGCGCAAAGAGAGCCAGCAGGTCCTCGATTACGACGATCTGCTCCTCTTCTGGCACGCCCTGATGACCGAACCTGGCTGCGGCGACATCGTCCGACAGAAGTTCGACTGCGTCCTCGTCGACGAGTACCAGGACACCAACACGCTGCAGTCGGAAATCGTCCGCGGTCTCTGCCCGACCGGCGAAGGCCTGACCGTCGTCGGCGACGACGCTCAGTCGATCTATTCGTTCCGCGCCGCGACGGTCCGCAACATCCTCGACTTTCCGCAGCAGTTCGACGGCGTCGCCGTCGTCCCGCTCGAACAGAACTACCGCAGCACGCAGCCGATTCTGCAGGCAACCAATCACGTGATTGCGCTGGCATCCGAAGGCCACCGCAAGACCCTCTGGTCCCAGCGCAACGAAGGCGCAAAGCCGAAACTCGTGACCTGTCTCGACGAAACCGAACAGACCGAGTACGTCATCGAGCAGGTCCTCGCCCATCGCGAAGCCGGGCTGGATCTCAAAAAGCAGGCGGTCCTGTTCCGCGCCTCGCATCACAGCCTGTCGCTCGAAGTCGAACTCGCCCGGCGGAATATCCTCTTTCACAAGTACGGCGGGCTGAAATTCGTGGAAGCCGCCCACGTGAAGGATCTGGTCGCTTTTCTGCGACTGGCGGAGAACCCGCGCGACAGCGTCTCGGCCCTGCGCATCCTGCTCCTCCTGCCCGGCATCGGACACAAGAAAGCCTCGCAGCTCGTCGACGACCTGCAGGCCAGCCAGGGGAATTTCACCGCGTGGGCCGGCTTTAAACCGCCCGCGGCCACGACATTGCATTGGCCGCTCTTTCTGGCGTTGCTTCGGATACTTTCCGGCCAAGGGGGCAAAAAGCTCGAACTGCAGGTCGAAGTCCACCACGTCCGGTCGTTCTACGCCCCGATCGTCGAGCAGAAGTACGACGACGCCCCTGCCCGGCTGCGCGATCTCGAACAGATCGAGCAGCTCGCGTCGCGCTTCGAGAGCCGGTCAGTCTTTCTCAACGACCTGACGCTCGATCCGCCGTCGTCGACGCAGGACTTCGCCGCCGATCCGCTGCTCGACGAAGACTATCTGACGCTGAGCACGATCCACTCGGCGAAGGGGCTGGAGTGGGAATCGGTCTTCGTGCTGCACGCCGCCGACGGCAACATCCCGTCGGACATGGCGACGGAATCGCCCGCGGAGATCGAAGAAGAACGCCGGTTGTTCTACGTGGCCCTCACCCGGGCAAAGACCTGGCTGACGGTCTGCCACCCGCAGCGCTACTACTTCCACTCCCGCCACCGGAGTGACCGGCACTCGTTCTCACAGCGGACCCGCTTCCTCCCCGAGGAGCTGATCGCCGACTGGGAATGCGTGATCGCGCGCCCGCAGAAAGTCGATCAGGGCGCCACTGGTCCCGTCTCGGACGTCACGACCGCCGACATCCGCAAACGGATCGGCCGCATGTGGGCCTGA